In a single window of the Elaeis guineensis isolate ETL-2024a chromosome 6, EG11, whole genome shotgun sequence genome:
- the LOC105034625 gene encoding autophagy-related protein 18f, whose product MRNDVQRPGEGAVPRIGRSNNGFFALRSLSNYIRIVSSGASTVASTVRSAGASVASSIPDRDDAGRDQVHWAGFDKLECEGNVLQQVLLLAYRSGFQVWDVEQEDDVKQLVSRHDGPVSFLQMQKKPISTKGSEDKFTDVRPLLVVAGDGSFSGNGNSADGFASSCNGSTGGCQELGNENLLPTFLHFYSLKIHDFVHVLKFRTAIYSVRCSPRVVAVSQAPREIVLQIHCFDAATLEREYTVLTYPIVSGFTGFGGIGYGPLAVGPRWLAYSGSPVAVSNTGRVNPQHLSSIKGMSTSSNGSVVAHYAKESSKQLAAGIVTLGDMGYKKLSKYCLELLPDSNGSIRHGSSAPKVNRTINGHLSDMENAGTVIVRDIVSKSVVVQFRAHRSPIFALCFDPSGTLLVTASIHGHNINVFRIMPSPCGSSSGSGANGSYVHLYRLQRGITNAVIQDISFSDDSQWIMISSSRGTSHLFAISPFEGATDLEFSEGHFKSMSCGTDLTTKAAVHWPHSSSSVKHNQQSPFASGPPVTLSVASRIKNGSNGWKGAVTGAAAAATGRVSPLSGAVASVFHNCKGSGLYSDNSSLRTKYYLLVFSPSGSIIQYVLRQSSGQDSGIDISGLSTVSHGLSPETDAKFVVEALQKWDLCHKQSRRERDDTVDIYGDHGNGENTKLFQKGSKKVTSIYPADNATDMKEKLSAVENHHLYVSEVELQMHTDHVPLWAKSEIRFQVMMDENIKADNSNMLSGEIEIERIPTCTIESRSKDLIPVFDYIQTSRFQQSRNGPLPCQKCGLAEEGRLSCRSSCCSLDSMPENAAVTEIPNAIDKNDRHQSSAEAKEGFVNNHMNSPNMKTQLEFVNYSEGLKMEAQLESVDNKKNLKMEPHFEDYDNDIDQGV is encoded by the exons ATGAGGAACGATGTACAGAGGCCTGGGGAAGGTGCTGTGCCGAGGATCGGACGGAGCAACAACGGCTTCTTCGCTCTCCGCTCGCTGTCGAACTATATAAGGATTGTGTCCTCGGGCGCCTCGACGGTCGCATCCACCGTCCGATCGGCAGGGGCGTCCGTTGCGTCCTCCATTCCGGACCGTGACGATGCCGGACGCGATCAG GTGCACTGGGCTGGATTTGACAAATTAGAATGTGAAGGCAACGTCCTGCAGCAGGTTCTGTTGCTGGCCTATAGGTCTGGTTTTCAGGTTTGGGATGTTGAGCAAGAAGATGATGTAAAACAGCTGGTATCCAGACATGATGGTCCTGTTTCATTTCTGCAAATGCAAAAGAAGCCAATTTCAACAAAGGGATCTGAAGATAAATTCACAGATGTTCGTCCCTTGCTGGTTGTTGCTGGAGATGGATCATTTTCTGGAAATGGAAACAGTGCTGATGGATTTGCTTCTTCTTGCAATGGTAGCACTGGTGGTTGCCAGGAGCTGGGAAATGAGAATCTATTACCAACATTTCTCCACTTTTATTCATTAAAGATACATGATTTTGTGCATGTCTTGAAGTTCAGGACTGCTATTTACTCAGTAAGATGCAGTCCTCGAGTTGTTGCTGTTTCACAAGCTCCCAG GGAAATTGTGCTTCAGATACATTGTTTTGATGCTGCTACTCTGGAGAGAGAATATACCGTTCTTACTTACCCTATAGTTTCTGGGTTTACGGGCTTTGGAGGTATAGGCTATGGACCTCTTGCTGTGGGTCCTAGGTGGTTGGCCTATAGTGGAAGTCCAGTTGCAGTTTCAAATACTGGCCGTGTCAACCCACAACATTTGAGTTCTATTAAAGGTATGTCAACATCTTCAAATGGAAGTGTGGTGGCACACTATGCAAAAGAATCAAGTAAGCAACTTGCTGCTGGCATAGTGACACTTGGAGATATGGGATATAAGAAGCTATCCAAGTACTGCTTGGAACTTCTTCCTGATAGCAATGGTTCGATAAGACACGGCAGCTCTGCCCCAAAAGTTAATCGTACCATTAATGGGCATTTGTCGGACATGGAAAATGCTGGAACG GTCATTGTTCGAGATATTGTTTCTAAGTCAGTTGTGGTTCAGTTTAGAGCACATAGAAGTCCTATTTTTGCATTATGCTTTGATCCTAGTGGGACATTATTAGTGACTGCTTCTATTCATGGTCATAACATTAATGTTTTCCGCATAATGCCTTCTCCATGTGGAAGTTCATCTGGATCTGGTGCAAATGGGTCATATGTTCATCTTTACAGGTTGCAACGTGGCATCACAAATGCG GTCATACAGGACATTAGTTTTAGTGATGACAGCCAATGGATAATGATCAGTTCTTCAAGAGGAACTAGTCATTTATTTGCCATATCTCCTTTTGAAGGGGCTACGGACCTTGAGTTCAGTGAGGGTCATTTTAAAAGTATGAGTTGTGGAACTGATTTAACAACTAAGGCAGCAGTTCATTGGCCGCATAGCTCATCTTCAGTAAAGCATAATCAGCAGAGCCCTTTTGCATCTGGTCCCCCTGTCACATTATCAGTTGCAAGCAGAATAAAGAATGGGAGTAATGGATGGAAAGGTGCTGTCACTGGTGCTGCTGCAGCTGCCACGGGCAGGGTCAGTCCCCTTTCTGGGGCTGTTGCTTCAGTTTTCCATAACTGCAAGGGTTCTGGTCTTTATTCTGATAACAGCTCATTAAGGACAAAATATTACTTGCTCGTTTTCTCTCCTTCAGGCTCTATTATACAGTATGTGCTCCGTCAGTCCAGTGGACAGGATTCTGGCATTGATATATCAGGGTTAAGCACTGTTTCTCATGGATTGTCACCAGAAACTGATGCAAAGTTTGTTGTTGAGGCACTTCAGAAATGGGATCTTTGTCACAAGCAAAGCAGGAGAGAACGGGATGACACTGTTGATATATATGGTGATCATGGAAATGGAGAAAACACTAAACTTTTCCAGAAAGGCTCAAAGAAGGTAACTAGCATCTATCCTGCTGACAATGCTACAgatatgaaagaaaaactcagtgCAGTAGAAAATCATCACTTGTATGTATCTGAGGTTGAGTTGCAGATGCACACAGACCATGTTCCATTATGGGCGAAGTCTGAG ATACGCTTTCAAGTGATGATGGATGAAAATATTAAAGCAGACAATAGTAATATGTTGTCTGGGGAAATTGAGATAGAAAGGATCCCAACCTGCACAATTGAATCTAGGTCAAAAGATCTAATCCCAGTTTTTGACTATATCCAAACATCCAGATTCCAGCAATCAAG AAATGGCCCACTGCCGTGCCAAAAATGTGGACTGGCAGAAGAAGGAAGGCTCTCATGCAGAAGCAGCTGTTGTTCGCTGGACTCTATGCCTGAAAATGCTGCAGTGACTGAGATTCCCAATGCCATTGACAAGAATGATCGGCATCAGTCCTCAGCAGAAGCTAAGGAGGGCTTTGTAAATAACCATATGAATAGCCCAAACATGAAAACTCAACTCGAGTTTGTAAATTATAGTGAAGGCCTGAAGATGGAGGCTCAGCTCGAGTCTGTAGATAACAAAAAGAACCTGAAGATGGAACCCCACTTTGAGGATTATGATAATGACATTGACCAAG GTGTGTAG